One part of the Sorangiineae bacterium MSr11954 genome encodes these proteins:
- a CDS encoding NAD-dependent epimerase/dehydratase family protein, translated as MNIFVTGASGFIGGSVAAKLARSGHTVRGLERRAERAQELQKFGIEPVIGTLDDRARLIEQARWADAVINAADSDHRGAVEALLDGLEGSGKVLIHTSGSSIVGDASGGVLSNDVYSEDHLPEPTADKAPRVAIDRLVLAAKDRGIASTVLCNTLIYGHGLGVGRDSVQLPRLVAQARKSGVVRYVGPGTNVWSNVHIEDVVDLYLRVLEKKPRGAFYFVENGEASFQDMARAIAKALNLGEAQSWPLANAIEEWGYEHASYALGSNSRVRGQRARAELGWAPKHDSVIRWIERELVT; from the coding sequence ATGAACATCTTCGTCACAGGCGCCAGTGGATTCATCGGCGGCTCCGTCGCCGCCAAGCTCGCGCGATCGGGCCACACGGTGCGCGGCCTCGAGCGCCGCGCCGAACGCGCCCAGGAGCTCCAAAAATTCGGGATCGAGCCGGTCATCGGCACCCTCGACGATCGCGCGCGGCTCATCGAGCAAGCACGATGGGCCGACGCCGTGATCAACGCGGCGGACAGCGATCATCGCGGCGCGGTGGAGGCCCTCCTCGACGGGCTCGAGGGATCGGGCAAGGTGCTGATCCACACCAGCGGCTCGTCCATCGTGGGGGACGCTTCGGGCGGCGTGCTCTCGAACGACGTGTACAGCGAGGATCACCTGCCGGAGCCCACGGCCGACAAAGCACCGCGGGTGGCCATCGACCGGCTGGTGCTGGCCGCCAAGGATCGCGGCATCGCCTCGACGGTCCTCTGCAACACGCTCATCTACGGCCACGGTCTCGGGGTCGGGCGCGACAGCGTGCAGCTCCCGCGCTTGGTGGCGCAAGCTCGAAAGAGTGGCGTGGTGCGCTATGTCGGACCTGGAACGAACGTTTGGTCCAATGTGCACATCGAGGACGTGGTCGATCTGTACCTGCGGGTGCTGGAAAAGAAGCCGCGCGGCGCGTTCTATTTCGTCGAGAACGGCGAAGCGTCGTTTCAAGACATGGCCCGCGCCATCGCCAAGGCGTTGAACCTCGGCGAGGCGCAGAGCTGGCCGCTCGCAAACGCCATCGAGGAGTGGGGCTACGAGCACGCTTCGTACGCGCTCGGCTCCAACAGCCGGGTGCGCGGACAGCGTGCTCGCGCCGAGCTGGGGTGGGCCCCCAAGCACGACTCCGTGATTCGATGGATCGAGCGCGAGCTCGTTACCTAA
- the dkgB gene encoding 2,5-didehydrogluconate reductase DkgB, which yields MQAKKPYKRTMQDIHGGKKSPIPTFGLGTFRLKGDVVVQSILDGLEVGYRHIDTAQIYGNEADVGRAISRAGVPRKELFVTTKIWTANLARTALVPSLKKSLEDLRLRHVDLTLIHWPSPRDTVPLGETLGALLEAREQGLTKRIGISNFPIRLVERALEVVDPDILATNQVEVHPFLQNTALRDYSARKGIAITAYMPLAYGKVMADPVLRAIAQKHGVTPAQISIAWLLKLGMSVIPSSTKKANLAANLEAEKITLDGDDMGQIAALDRGERLTNPEFSPVWDL from the coding sequence ATGCAAGCCAAAAAACCTTACAAACGGACCATGCAAGACATCCACGGGGGCAAGAAATCGCCTATCCCCACCTTCGGTCTCGGCACCTTTCGCTTGAAGGGCGACGTGGTCGTGCAATCGATCCTCGACGGTCTCGAAGTGGGTTATCGGCATATCGACACCGCGCAGATCTACGGCAACGAAGCCGACGTCGGCCGCGCCATCTCGCGCGCCGGGGTGCCGCGCAAAGAGCTGTTCGTGACGACCAAGATCTGGACGGCGAACCTCGCGCGCACGGCCCTGGTGCCGAGCCTGAAGAAGAGCCTCGAAGACCTGCGCTTGCGCCACGTGGACCTCACGTTGATCCACTGGCCCTCGCCCCGAGACACAGTGCCGCTCGGGGAGACCCTGGGCGCGCTCCTCGAGGCCCGCGAACAAGGGCTGACCAAGCGAATCGGCATTTCCAACTTTCCCATCCGCCTCGTCGAGCGCGCGCTGGAGGTCGTGGACCCCGATATCCTCGCCACCAACCAAGTCGAGGTGCATCCCTTCCTGCAGAACACCGCCCTGCGCGATTACAGCGCTCGCAAAGGTATCGCCATCACCGCGTACATGCCGCTCGCCTACGGCAAGGTGATGGCCGATCCCGTTCTGCGCGCCATCGCCCAAAAACACGGCGTGACCCCGGCGCAGATTTCCATCGCGTGGCTGTTGAAGCTGGGGATGTCGGTCATCCCTTCCTCGACGAAGAAAGCCAACTTGGCGGCCAACCTCGAGGCCGAAAAGATCACCCTCGACGGGGACGACATGGGCCAGATCGCGGCCCTCGATCGCGGCGAGCGGCTCACGAACCCCGAATTTTCCCCCGTGTGGGACCTTTGA
- a CDS encoding LysR family transcriptional regulator gives MKIATEELEAFVAVVDTGSLSLAAKRLAQTTSGMSRALGRLEKKLGTTLLRRTTRQLRLTEEGELFLERARAILAAIESAEEAMASRKNKPAGRLRLDAAAPFILHGIVPHLREFAELYPDIHLEVASHDHIVDLLEERTDVAFRIGALSDSTLHAKAIGSCNLNIVASPAYLKAKGVPKTTHDLKKHRLIGFTSPKSLNDWPVRHDGAERMTIEPDLGASSGETIRALAVGGFGIACLANFMTHRDIADGALAPLLRSSMSDYRQPIHAVYYRNSPSMARIRCFLEFIAPRIVL, from the coding sequence ATGAAGATCGCAACCGAAGAGCTCGAGGCGTTCGTGGCCGTGGTGGATACGGGCTCGCTCTCGCTCGCGGCCAAGCGCCTCGCGCAGACGACGTCGGGGATGAGCCGCGCGCTGGGCCGCCTCGAGAAGAAGCTGGGTACGACCCTGCTTCGCCGCACCACGCGCCAGCTGCGGTTGACCGAAGAAGGGGAGCTCTTTCTCGAGCGGGCGCGCGCCATCCTCGCGGCCATCGAGTCGGCCGAGGAGGCCATGGCCTCACGGAAGAACAAGCCCGCGGGCCGGCTGCGCCTCGACGCCGCCGCGCCCTTCATCCTTCATGGGATCGTGCCCCACCTGCGCGAATTCGCCGAGCTGTACCCCGACATCCATCTGGAGGTCGCCAGCCACGATCACATCGTCGATCTCTTGGAGGAACGAACCGACGTGGCGTTCCGCATCGGCGCGCTCTCCGATTCAACGCTTCATGCAAAGGCCATTGGTTCATGCAACCTGAACATCGTGGCAAGTCCCGCGTATCTGAAGGCCAAAGGGGTCCCCAAGACGACCCACGATTTGAAGAAGCACCGACTGATTGGATTTACGAGCCCGAAATCACTGAATGATTGGCCCGTACGCCACGACGGCGCCGAACGAATGACCATCGAGCCCGACCTCGGTGCCTCGAGCGGGGAGACCATCCGCGCCCTGGCCGTGGGCGGCTTTGGCATCGCCTGTCTGGCGAACTTCATGACCCATCGGGACATCGCCGACGGAGCGCTCGCCCCGCTGCTTCGTTCATCGATGAGCGACTACCGACAGCCCATTCACGCCGTCTATTATCGAAACTCGCCGTCCATGGCGCGCATACGCTGTTTTCTGGAGTTCATCGCCCCGCGCATCGTTCTCTGA
- a CDS encoding TetR/AcrR family transcriptional regulator: MRLSKEQAARNRQGIIDAAARLFRERGIDGVGVADLMKAAGFTHGGFYNHFPSKEALAAEACASAFENTLAELNTALAAGAGKSGSAFSQYLAHYLSPGHRDDPNGGCPMASFAVDAWRQGDEVQSAYAEGIESVLSAFATQLAKGARGKKTGASAARVQAIRLLSEVVGALLLARAVAGANAGLSDEILEASRQKLGT, translated from the coding sequence ATGCGACTTTCGAAGGAACAAGCAGCCCGAAATCGCCAGGGCATCATCGACGCGGCAGCACGGCTGTTTCGCGAGCGCGGGATCGACGGGGTGGGGGTCGCCGATCTCATGAAGGCCGCCGGCTTTACGCATGGAGGCTTCTACAACCATTTTCCCTCGAAGGAGGCGCTCGCGGCGGAGGCTTGTGCGTCGGCGTTCGAGAACACGCTCGCCGAGCTGAACACCGCCCTCGCGGCCGGAGCAGGCAAATCCGGCTCGGCGTTTTCGCAGTACTTGGCGCACTACCTCTCGCCCGGGCACCGCGACGATCCCAACGGGGGTTGCCCCATGGCGTCGTTCGCGGTCGATGCGTGGAGGCAGGGCGATGAAGTGCAATCGGCCTACGCCGAGGGCATCGAGTCGGTGCTCTCCGCGTTTGCCACCCAGCTCGCCAAGGGCGCGCGCGGGAAAAAAACGGGCGCGTCGGCTGCGCGTGTGCAGGCCATTCGCCTGCTCAGCGAGGTCGTGGGCGCGCTCCTTCTGGCGCGCGCGGTCGCCGGCGCCAACGCGGGCTTGTCGGACGAGATCCTGGAGGCGAGCCGGCAAAAGTTGGGAACCTGA